The Ahaetulla prasina isolate Xishuangbanna chromosome 13, ASM2864084v1, whole genome shotgun sequence genomic interval CTGATCTCCTGGAATCTGATGCTGGAATATTTCTTTCCGACTGCCTGATGGGGTTCCAGGGACAAAGGGACGAGCCTCAGACGCCAATCCAACATTACCTTAGCAGGGCAACAGGGCTCCCTCCTTgtcttggagggagaggtctaCATTACAGGTTGCTTGCCTACTTGGCTAGCAAGGCCACTCGTTACAGAATAAGGGCTATAGCTCAGGGACTGCAGGATGAAAGGATTTGATATTTACAAGGTATTTTGTAATTCTTATTCACTCACACCACATTTCCTCCGTGTATCCGGTGTAAAAGAAGATGGAGGGTCTGCAAGAGGAAGCTGGTGTGACAATCCTGTGCAGGCTAGACCCTTTCTGTCGGGGGAGGGGTGCACGTGAGGGATTGAAAAGGGTCAGCAATGGGGATGCCTTTGGGACAGTGCAGGTGACTTGGATGGGGCCACTGTGGAGCAGATTGATCAGACACATCTGAGGATAGCAGACTTGCAACAGCATTGTGGAGCAACTTTTGTGGCTTAAGGCACACCACAGTACCAACTGCCTGTGAAGCCACAAGGCCAGGCAAGGCTGAAGCAGGGCCAGCCACACAAGGCAAGAGATGGTCTTGTCTCCAAACAGAGGCTGGATGACAAACTAGATGTGGGCCCTGCTGATTTCCGCTATGGCTTTTTCTTGGCAAGCTCTTTTGCCCATCCTGCCATCCAACCTGCTAAGCCTGAGCTAAAATATCCCCAAAGAGATGGTGGCCTGGGCAATTGATCCTCTCCTCCCCAACTCAGCTACTGGGAATCCCGATTAGCAGTCATTGAGCAAAACCCACATGTCCTCAATAGCCGGAGTCTCAGAAAAAGGCCTTCAGGATGAAGGCAAATTCTGCCTTCATGCAGCTGTCATGATCCTGTGACTGGATTTGCTCTTATCAGTTAGACACCTGGAGCTCTGGATCCCCACTACATGGGAACTCTGCAGCCTTGGGGAAGGGCGTGCAAAGCTTCCTCGGGTCCTGCCTGCAGCTGAGACTCACCCACTGGCCCTGTGAGAAGACCTTCCTCTAGAGGCAGAGCAGCTACAATCTCCGAAGGACTGTAATGCACCATCTCGTAGTCCACAAGAGTTAGTTCCATCAAGTATTTTGCTAGCAGGTACATTTCAGCAGAAGGCTGGCAATAAAGGATCAACGGCAACTTCAGCCTCGAAGGGGGCTTTGAGCGCTTTTCTCTGAGGGGCATCCCACAACCTCCAGTCTTTTCAGCACCTACTACTTTGCCTTGAAGGGGCGCTCTAATCAGATTCAGAACACACTTCATTCCTGCCCCACTTGCTCCACTCTCTGCTCTGCCtccccagccatttggaaacctcaaGCAGGAACAAAGCTGCTTTGCTTGAAAGCCAAATCTGCTCAGGGAACTGCCTGCATTTCTGGGACTTGGTATTTGCGCACCTATTCCTCCACTCCAACTCTCTGTATTAGATTTATGCAGTGGAAATGTTCTGCCCAAACCAACATAGTAATTTTGTTGGATTGGAAGGACAACCTTCCTGGCACccacttcgtgcttctgggagcaatcttgtatattgaaatatatatatgaaatatatatacatatatatatgaaatatatatatatatatatgaaatatatgaatatatattcatatatgaatatatgaaatatatatatatgaaatatattttcatattttgcaGCCAGAAGCCTTGCAGTCACACCAACCAACTGGAGTTCCTTGCGGGAGATCAGTTGAATCTGGCGGGACACATAGGCCCAATTTCAGTCTTGTGCTAGTAAAGAAACTGGTTTTCATTGTTTATGATTCTCAAAACTTTCTACTGTTCAGGAGTCAAGATGGAgaaatttctcccccccccccttcatccCTGGTTAGATGTTTAGCACCTCAGAGAAGATGCTTCGTTATTTAACTTTTGCGCTTCTCTGGGCACCTCCACGGGGGCAAAGGGGCAAGGAGGAAACCCCGGCCAGGCTGGCACCGCTGCCCACCCCCCGGGACGCCGGCCTCGCTTCCTGCCGCCCCAGCTGGGCCCCAGGAGGGACGAAGGAGCCTCCGCATAGCCCCCGCttcagagaaagggaggggggggttaCAAAAGAGGGAAAGCGAAACCAGGCAGGCGCCTCAAATGGAAAGAGGCCCCCCGCCTGCTTCTTACCGCCCCCATTTCCAAGCTGGGGGCTCTTTGCCGGCTCCGAGCGCGCCCGAGCCCTCCAGGGCTGCCTTCCCAGAAGGCACGGAACCGCCCACCCACCGGGAGCCTGCCTGCGGGGCACGAATCGGGCTACCTCCCCCGGAAGGGACTATAGGAGCCCGCCTCCCCTCCCGGCCGGTGAGACCTAAGTGGTTCCCGCCCTCAGAAGCCCCGCCCACTCGGCGTGCGCCGCCGCGGACCTCGAATGGAAGCCCACGCTCCGCCATTGGTCCTCCGCCTCGAGGAGACGCGCCCGATTGGCTGCC includes:
- the CCNB2 gene encoding G2/mitotic-specific cyclin-B2, yielding MKCVLNLIRAPLQGKVVGAEKTGGCGMPLREKRSKPPSRLKLPLILYCQPSAEMYLLAKYLMELTLVDYEMVHYSPSEIVAALPLEEGLLTGPVGSRKEIFQHQIPGDQHHPAAGFLHH